A genomic stretch from Falco cherrug isolate bFalChe1 chromosome 3, bFalChe1.pri, whole genome shotgun sequence includes:
- the LOC102053062 gene encoding desmoglein-2 isoform X1 encodes MSRGAAAAGRLLVLLICLNYGNGFYVKVYNQNGMSGILSHPNSLIRQKREWTVPPAFIREEEDNSYMNPIARIHSDLEDKGIVVTYTISGQGVTEPPYGLFVINGKTGDLNITGRVDREKTPMLFLRGHALDKTGAKLEEPIDLPIKIVDINDNAPVFAQEVFVGSVEELSETGTIVMRINATDADEPNNLNSKIAFKIISQSPSAAFSVNKDTGEVQVAKINLDRETQSSYSLVVEAKDRGGGLGGNAATCSLEIKILDVNDNLPVVENRAFEGSIEENRANVEILRIKVFDKDEEFSDNWLANFSFVSGNEGGFFRIVTDTQTNEGILTLVKELDYEKMQSLDLGIVVTNKAEFHKSIKHSYKVQTIPVRVNVVNVREGPVFPGGTKIIEASEKLQINQVIGQYQAYDEDTGKIAQNITYMKGRDTANWITINSVTGEIQLANKLDYESSYVVNGTYTITMLGITTDVPKKTVTGTVIIQVKDENDNCPVLVNPVQTVCSDAKLVDVTANDLDSYPNSDPFSFAVIDEPEGTAKNWVIASRNGTSIQLVPQNLKLGRTEVRILIKDFQGFSCAQAQSLQLTVCKCADDGVCKEKYIGNKSVGLGPGAVALIILAFLLLLLVPLLLLLCPCGSGAKGFAAIPDYSEATLHQWNSEGAAPEEKPVQSFIPPTASGNSKGATSEVTAAAGMSGEETAAGGSSSASHIREHHTTITKDRWEEQRHLLSGGEYGAMAAGRAEGMAGLEGKTVVAGGGVAVGAAGAMNEEFLRDYFNDKAVSFADEDEAQAANDCLLVYSQGESGSPHGSIGCCSFIDGDLDDHFLDDLGDKFKTLAEICIGRHINMKDGSSRNESGFGLNDAKSQFLDPQNASSSKQAFAPGSCFQPTPPVHVGSGAGQDTMSKKVVTETTFASCSGQHNTRPLPTAHTETNFTTVETCYSAGAPAYSASVCLDPQFKENIVVTERVLAPASSLQGLVEIPSLPHGNNMVVTERMVKSESAGPGALTVQDLPDSQYVVVRERERVLVPTAEQGSLSFPTLAEGCSVVVNERVATASGMQSRAEQAAGASLGRQGHVLITDSLLNQAGSNLEGPPPASATLSKSSRVTKYSTVQYTRS; translated from the exons ATGTCGCGGggcgccgccgcggcggggcggctgctggtgctgctg ATCTGTTTGAATTATGGAAATGGATTCTATGTGAAG GTTTATAATCAAAATGGCATGAGTGGCATATTGTCTCATCCCAACAGCCTAATCAGACAGAAGCGAGAATGGACAGTCCCTCCAGCTTTCATACGGGAAGAGGAGGACAATTCCTATATGAATCCAATCGCTAGA ATACATTCTGATCTTGAAGATAAAGGGATAGTGGTAACTTATACTATATCTGGTCAAGGAGTAACAGAACCCCCTTACGGATTATTTGTTATCAATGGAAAGACTGGAGACTTGAACATCACGGGAAGGGTTGACAGAGAAAAGACTCCAATGCTGTTT CTCAGAGGTCATGCACTAGATAAGACTGGAGCAAAACTGGAAGAGCCAATAGACCTCCCAATTAAAATTGTGGATATAAATGACAATGCTCCGGTGTTTGCACAGGAAGTTTTTGTTGGTTCAGTTGAAGAATTAAGTGAAACAG gtACAATTGTAATGAGGATAAATGCAACAGATGCAGATGAACCAAATAACCTAAATTCCAAAATTGCTTTCAAGATCATTTCCCAAAGCCCTAGCGCTGCATTCAGTGTGAATAAGGATACTGGCGAGGTTCAAGTAGCAAAAATAAACCTTGACAGAGAG ACACAAAGTAGCTATTCTTTGGTGGTGGAAGCAAAAGACCGTGGTGGTGGATTAGGTGGGAATGCTGCAACATGTTCTTTAGAAATCAAGATTTTGGATGTCAATGACAATCTGCCTGTTGTTGAAAATCGTGCA TTTGAAGGAAGCattgaagaaaacagagcaaacgTGGAAATTCTGCGAATAAAAGTATTTGACAAAGATGAAGAGTTTTCTGATAACTGGCTGGCAaacttttcatttgtttctggCAATGAAGGTGGCTTTTTTCGTATAGTAACGGATACCCAAACAAATGAAGGAATTTTGACTCTTGTGAAG gagctggattatgaaaaaatgcaaagcctgGACTTGGGCATTGTTGTTACAAACAAAGCAGAGTTCCACAAGTCAATTAAACACAGTTACAAAGTACAAACAATTCCAGTCAGAGTTAATGTGGTTAATGTGCGGGAAGGCCCTGTGTTCCCTGGTGGCACAAAAATTATTGAAGCAAGTGAGAAACTGCAGATAAACCAGGTTATTGGACAGTACCAAGCCTATGATGAAGACACTGGAAAAATAGCACAGAACATTAC ATACATGAAAGGAAGAGATACAGCAAACTGGATCACAATCAACTCAGTCACGGGGGAAATCCAACTTGCCAATAAACTTGATTATGAGTCGTCTTATGTAGTAAATGGTACCTACACTATCACCATGTTGGGTATAACTACTG ATGTTCCGAAGAAAACGGTCACCGGCACAGTCATTATTCAAGTTAAAGATGAGAATGATAACTGCCCAGTTCTTGTGAACCCTGTGCAGACTGTGTGTTCAGATGCAAAATTAGTTGATGTTACAGCTAATGATTTGGACAGTTACCCAAACAGTGATCccttcagctttgctgtcaTTGATGAGCCAGAAGGGACGGCAAAAAATTGGGTTATTGCATCCAGAAATg GCACCAGCATACAGTTGGTACCACAAAACCTGAAGCTGGGAAGAACTGAAGTTCGCATCTTAATAAAGGATTTCCAAGGGTTCAGCTGTGCTCAGGCACAGTCTCTGCAACTGACAGTTTGCAAGTGTGCAGATGATGGTGTATGCAAAGAGAAATATATTGGCAATAAGTCGGTGGGTCTGGGACCAGGAGCAGTTGCGCTAATCATCTTGGCTTTTTTACTTCTACTGC TTGTCCCACTGTTactgctgctgtgtccctgcGGATCAGGAGCAAAGGGATTTGCTGCAATACCGGACTACAGTGAAGCAACATTGCATCAGTGGAACAGTGAAGGAGCAGCTCCCGAGGAGAAG CCAGTGCAAAGCTTCATCCCACCCACTGCATCAGGGAACTCGAAAGGAGCAACCAGTgaagtgacagcagcagcaggaatgagTGGAGAGgaaactgcagcaggaggaagcagctctgcctctcACATAAGAGAGCATCACACCACTATTACTAAGGACAGATGGGAAGAGCAAAGACATCTCCTTTCTGGTGGGGAGTATGGAGCCATGGCAGCTGGAAGGGCTGAAGGCATGGCAGGTCTAGAAGGCAAGACAGTGGTGGCTGGAGGAGGAGTCgcagtgggagcagcaggagccatgaatgaagaatttttaagaGACTACTTCAATGAC AAAGCTGTCTCTTTTGCGGATGAAGATGAAGCCCAAGCTGCAAATGACTGTCTCCTGGTTTATTCCCAGGGAGAGTCAGGCTCCCCCCACGGTTCCATCGGCTGCTGCAGCTTTATTGATGGTGATCTTGATGACCATTTCCTTGATGATTTAGGAGACAAATTTAAGACTCTAGCAGAAATATGCATAGGCAGACACATCAACATGAAAGATGGTAGCTCCAGGAATGAATCGGGTTTTGGTCTTAATGATGCAAAGTCGCAGTTCTTAGATCCACAGAATGCTTCCAGCTCCAAACAAGCCTttgccccaggcagctgcttccagcccaccccaccagtgcACGTGGGCAGTGGTGCAGGACAAGACACCATGTCCAAGAAGGTGGTCACGGAAACAACCTTTGCATCCTGCTCTGGGCAGCATAATACCCGGCCCCTTCCCACAGCCCACACGGAGACCAATTTCACCACGGTGGAAACATGCTATTCTGCGGGGGCTCCTGCCTACTCTGCCAGTGTCTGTCTAGACCCCCAGTTTAAGGAGAACATAGTGGTGACAGAGAGAGTGCTGGCACCTGCATCAAGCTTGCAGGGTCTGGTGGAAATCCCCAGTTTGCCACACGGAAATAACATGGTGGTTACAGAGAGGATGGTGAAGTCGGAGAGTGCCGGGCCAGGAGCCCTGACGGTTCAGGATCTCCCTGACTCCCAGTACGTCGTGGTGAGGGAGCGGGAGAGGGTGCTTGTGcccactgcagagcagggctcacTCAGCTTCCCCACTTTGGCAGAGGGGTGCAGTGTGGTGGTAAATGAAAGGGTGGCAACAGCCTCGGGGATGCAAAGCAGAGCCGAACAGGCAGCAGGTGCCAGCCTGGGAAGGCAAGGGCATGTGTTGATCACAGACTCTCTGCTTAACCAGGCAGGCTCCAACTTAGAAGGGCCACCTCCTGCTAGTGCCACGCTGAGCAAGTCTTCCAGGGTCACCAAATACAGCACAGTGCAGTACACTCGCTCGTAG
- the LOC102053062 gene encoding desmoglein-2 isoform X2, with the protein MSGILSHPNSLIRQKREWTVPPAFIREEEDNSYMNPIARIHSDLEDKGIVVTYTISGQGVTEPPYGLFVINGKTGDLNITGRVDREKTPMLFLRGHALDKTGAKLEEPIDLPIKIVDINDNAPVFAQEVFVGSVEELSETGTIVMRINATDADEPNNLNSKIAFKIISQSPSAAFSVNKDTGEVQVAKINLDRETQSSYSLVVEAKDRGGGLGGNAATCSLEIKILDVNDNLPVVENRAFEGSIEENRANVEILRIKVFDKDEEFSDNWLANFSFVSGNEGGFFRIVTDTQTNEGILTLVKELDYEKMQSLDLGIVVTNKAEFHKSIKHSYKVQTIPVRVNVVNVREGPVFPGGTKIIEASEKLQINQVIGQYQAYDEDTGKIAQNITYMKGRDTANWITINSVTGEIQLANKLDYESSYVVNGTYTITMLGITTDVPKKTVTGTVIIQVKDENDNCPVLVNPVQTVCSDAKLVDVTANDLDSYPNSDPFSFAVIDEPEGTAKNWVIASRNGTSIQLVPQNLKLGRTEVRILIKDFQGFSCAQAQSLQLTVCKCADDGVCKEKYIGNKSVGLGPGAVALIILAFLLLLLVPLLLLLCPCGSGAKGFAAIPDYSEATLHQWNSEGAAPEEKPVQSFIPPTASGNSKGATSEVTAAAGMSGEETAAGGSSSASHIREHHTTITKDRWEEQRHLLSGGEYGAMAAGRAEGMAGLEGKTVVAGGGVAVGAAGAMNEEFLRDYFNDKAVSFADEDEAQAANDCLLVYSQGESGSPHGSIGCCSFIDGDLDDHFLDDLGDKFKTLAEICIGRHINMKDGSSRNESGFGLNDAKSQFLDPQNASSSKQAFAPGSCFQPTPPVHVGSGAGQDTMSKKVVTETTFASCSGQHNTRPLPTAHTETNFTTVETCYSAGAPAYSASVCLDPQFKENIVVTERVLAPASSLQGLVEIPSLPHGNNMVVTERMVKSESAGPGALTVQDLPDSQYVVVRERERVLVPTAEQGSLSFPTLAEGCSVVVNERVATASGMQSRAEQAAGASLGRQGHVLITDSLLNQAGSNLEGPPPASATLSKSSRVTKYSTVQYTRS; encoded by the exons ATGAGTGGCATATTGTCTCATCCCAACAGCCTAATCAGACAGAAGCGAGAATGGACAGTCCCTCCAGCTTTCATACGGGAAGAGGAGGACAATTCCTATATGAATCCAATCGCTAGA ATACATTCTGATCTTGAAGATAAAGGGATAGTGGTAACTTATACTATATCTGGTCAAGGAGTAACAGAACCCCCTTACGGATTATTTGTTATCAATGGAAAGACTGGAGACTTGAACATCACGGGAAGGGTTGACAGAGAAAAGACTCCAATGCTGTTT CTCAGAGGTCATGCACTAGATAAGACTGGAGCAAAACTGGAAGAGCCAATAGACCTCCCAATTAAAATTGTGGATATAAATGACAATGCTCCGGTGTTTGCACAGGAAGTTTTTGTTGGTTCAGTTGAAGAATTAAGTGAAACAG gtACAATTGTAATGAGGATAAATGCAACAGATGCAGATGAACCAAATAACCTAAATTCCAAAATTGCTTTCAAGATCATTTCCCAAAGCCCTAGCGCTGCATTCAGTGTGAATAAGGATACTGGCGAGGTTCAAGTAGCAAAAATAAACCTTGACAGAGAG ACACAAAGTAGCTATTCTTTGGTGGTGGAAGCAAAAGACCGTGGTGGTGGATTAGGTGGGAATGCTGCAACATGTTCTTTAGAAATCAAGATTTTGGATGTCAATGACAATCTGCCTGTTGTTGAAAATCGTGCA TTTGAAGGAAGCattgaagaaaacagagcaaacgTGGAAATTCTGCGAATAAAAGTATTTGACAAAGATGAAGAGTTTTCTGATAACTGGCTGGCAaacttttcatttgtttctggCAATGAAGGTGGCTTTTTTCGTATAGTAACGGATACCCAAACAAATGAAGGAATTTTGACTCTTGTGAAG gagctggattatgaaaaaatgcaaagcctgGACTTGGGCATTGTTGTTACAAACAAAGCAGAGTTCCACAAGTCAATTAAACACAGTTACAAAGTACAAACAATTCCAGTCAGAGTTAATGTGGTTAATGTGCGGGAAGGCCCTGTGTTCCCTGGTGGCACAAAAATTATTGAAGCAAGTGAGAAACTGCAGATAAACCAGGTTATTGGACAGTACCAAGCCTATGATGAAGACACTGGAAAAATAGCACAGAACATTAC ATACATGAAAGGAAGAGATACAGCAAACTGGATCACAATCAACTCAGTCACGGGGGAAATCCAACTTGCCAATAAACTTGATTATGAGTCGTCTTATGTAGTAAATGGTACCTACACTATCACCATGTTGGGTATAACTACTG ATGTTCCGAAGAAAACGGTCACCGGCACAGTCATTATTCAAGTTAAAGATGAGAATGATAACTGCCCAGTTCTTGTGAACCCTGTGCAGACTGTGTGTTCAGATGCAAAATTAGTTGATGTTACAGCTAATGATTTGGACAGTTACCCAAACAGTGATCccttcagctttgctgtcaTTGATGAGCCAGAAGGGACGGCAAAAAATTGGGTTATTGCATCCAGAAATg GCACCAGCATACAGTTGGTACCACAAAACCTGAAGCTGGGAAGAACTGAAGTTCGCATCTTAATAAAGGATTTCCAAGGGTTCAGCTGTGCTCAGGCACAGTCTCTGCAACTGACAGTTTGCAAGTGTGCAGATGATGGTGTATGCAAAGAGAAATATATTGGCAATAAGTCGGTGGGTCTGGGACCAGGAGCAGTTGCGCTAATCATCTTGGCTTTTTTACTTCTACTGC TTGTCCCACTGTTactgctgctgtgtccctgcGGATCAGGAGCAAAGGGATTTGCTGCAATACCGGACTACAGTGAAGCAACATTGCATCAGTGGAACAGTGAAGGAGCAGCTCCCGAGGAGAAG CCAGTGCAAAGCTTCATCCCACCCACTGCATCAGGGAACTCGAAAGGAGCAACCAGTgaagtgacagcagcagcaggaatgagTGGAGAGgaaactgcagcaggaggaagcagctctgcctctcACATAAGAGAGCATCACACCACTATTACTAAGGACAGATGGGAAGAGCAAAGACATCTCCTTTCTGGTGGGGAGTATGGAGCCATGGCAGCTGGAAGGGCTGAAGGCATGGCAGGTCTAGAAGGCAAGACAGTGGTGGCTGGAGGAGGAGTCgcagtgggagcagcaggagccatgaatgaagaatttttaagaGACTACTTCAATGAC AAAGCTGTCTCTTTTGCGGATGAAGATGAAGCCCAAGCTGCAAATGACTGTCTCCTGGTTTATTCCCAGGGAGAGTCAGGCTCCCCCCACGGTTCCATCGGCTGCTGCAGCTTTATTGATGGTGATCTTGATGACCATTTCCTTGATGATTTAGGAGACAAATTTAAGACTCTAGCAGAAATATGCATAGGCAGACACATCAACATGAAAGATGGTAGCTCCAGGAATGAATCGGGTTTTGGTCTTAATGATGCAAAGTCGCAGTTCTTAGATCCACAGAATGCTTCCAGCTCCAAACAAGCCTttgccccaggcagctgcttccagcccaccccaccagtgcACGTGGGCAGTGGTGCAGGACAAGACACCATGTCCAAGAAGGTGGTCACGGAAACAACCTTTGCATCCTGCTCTGGGCAGCATAATACCCGGCCCCTTCCCACAGCCCACACGGAGACCAATTTCACCACGGTGGAAACATGCTATTCTGCGGGGGCTCCTGCCTACTCTGCCAGTGTCTGTCTAGACCCCCAGTTTAAGGAGAACATAGTGGTGACAGAGAGAGTGCTGGCACCTGCATCAAGCTTGCAGGGTCTGGTGGAAATCCCCAGTTTGCCACACGGAAATAACATGGTGGTTACAGAGAGGATGGTGAAGTCGGAGAGTGCCGGGCCAGGAGCCCTGACGGTTCAGGATCTCCCTGACTCCCAGTACGTCGTGGTGAGGGAGCGGGAGAGGGTGCTTGTGcccactgcagagcagggctcacTCAGCTTCCCCACTTTGGCAGAGGGGTGCAGTGTGGTGGTAAATGAAAGGGTGGCAACAGCCTCGGGGATGCAAAGCAGAGCCGAACAGGCAGCAGGTGCCAGCCTGGGAAGGCAAGGGCATGTGTTGATCACAGACTCTCTGCTTAACCAGGCAGGCTCCAACTTAGAAGGGCCACCTCCTGCTAGTGCCACGCTGAGCAAGTCTTCCAGGGTCACCAAATACAGCACAGTGCAGTACACTCGCTCGTAG